The DNA window TCCGCCTGCGGAACCTCGGCACCGACCTCGCCGCGGCGGAGACGATTCGGGTGGGAGTGAGGCTGCTGCCCCTCCTGCACCGCCAGGTGGAGATCACCGAACTCATCCTCGAAAAACCGGTGATCCGGATCGAGAAGTTGGCCGACGGGAAATTCAACATTGAGACCCCGCCCCGCCCCACGAAGCCGCCCGTAAAAGGGGGCGAAGGGCCGGGCGCCTCTCTTGCCGTGGCGGGCGGCGCCGTTCGGAACGGGACCGTCATCTACCTGGACCGGAAGGGGGACGAAAAGACGGAGATCTCCGGGATCGACTTCTCCTTGAAGAACCTCTCTCTCCCGGCCGCCCCGGACACGCCGCTGTCGAAGGGGATCTCCTTTGCCGGAGAGCTGCGGGTGAAGGAAATCAAGGGAAAGGACCTTGCCCTGACCGACCTGGATGCAAAGATCACCTCATCCGCCGGCATCTGCGACATCCGCCCGTTCACCATGAAGCTGTTCGGCGGGAAAGGCGAGGGGGGGATCCGGTTCGACCTGACGCGGGAGAAGCCGGACATCCAGGTGAGGTACACGCTGTCGAACTTCCGCGCCGAGGAGTCCCTCGCGTACATCTCGCAGAAGAAATACCTGAGTGGCCCGATGACCCTCGTGCCGGACCTATCCTTCCGCGGCAACGGGGCGGAGGAGATGAAGCGGACGGTGCGCGGCCAGGTTTCGCTGCGCGGCGAGAACCTCTCCCTTCACGGGATGGACATCGACGGGTTGGTGTCGACAGTGGAACACGCGCGACAGACGAACCTGGCGGACGTGGGCGCCTTCCTCCTCGCGGGCCCGCTGGGGACCGCGGCCACGAAAGGATACAGCTTCGGGGGGGTCTCCGGCGCCGTCGCCCAAGGGGGGGAGAGCAAGATCGTCCGGCTCGTCTCCGAATGGACGGTGAACAACGGCGTGGCGGAGGCGAAGGACGTGTCTTTCGCGACGCGGAAGATCCGGATCGCCATGAAGGGAAAACTCGACATCGTGAACGAGCGGTTCGTGGACATCACCGTGGCGGTGCTCGACGCGAAGGGGTGCGCGAAGGTCCGGCAGAAGATCTCCGGCCCTTTCCGTAACCCGAAGGTGGACAAGGTGAGCACCCTGGAGACCGCGATAGAGCCGCTCCTGGGTCTCTTCCCACAGACGAAGCAGCTGCTCCAACAGACGAAGCAGCTGGTTGGCCGGGGGGAGTGCAAGCCCTTTTACACCGGCTCGGTGGCCCAGCCCAGGTAAGGCGTCCCCGGGGTTACCTGCCCCCCGGAACATGACCATCTGGCTAAGAAGAAGGTAATGACCCGATCCGGATGTGAATTCCACCTTGCCTGTGGAACTTCTGTGGATTCCCCTGTGGAATATAAGGGCGGTCAACATCGCGTGGGATCTTTCATCAGATTGCCTAATTCTTGGGCATACTATCTCAAAGTAGAAAACATGATTCCCGGCGCTATCCTTTCCGTAAGCAACCAGCGCATTTTCCGGAATTCCGTTCGCCTCAATTTCGGCACGAAGCGCGGCATCGTATTTGTCCCTAAGTGCGGTAATCGACGCGTCCGCGATATCACTTTTCAGAATAACCACCTGGATCCAAAGCATGGGGTCCTCCTTTCGTTGGGACCCTTTGGCGCGAAATTCCCACCCGGGCCCCGGGAGGTCTCCGATGGTTACGCGATTGCGTCCCGCGGTCTTGCTCGCGAGCATGAGCCGGTCGGCCCCCGAGTTCCAGTAGGTGATCCGGCGGTCGGGGTCGACGAGGTAGACGCCGTCGTAGATGCTGTCGAGAATCCGCTTGTACAGTTCATCACCCATGTAGACCTCCCGAAGCGCTCCTCTCTCGTGGGAGATCTTCAATTATATCAATCCATCGAACGGGGAGGTCTCCGGGGCGAGTCGAGGATCTCCGCACGGACTGCAAACCCCGCGCAAACAACATGCTTTTTCGGGATGGGGAAGGGGTATCTTTTAGACGCTGTTGACGCTGGATTTCCTTTATAGTACGATGACTTTTCTCTCGGACGCGCCCTTAGCTCAGCTGGATAGAGCGCTTGACTTCGGATCAAGCGGCCGGGGGTTCGAATCCCTCAGGGCGCGCCACTTTTTTCCCGTCACCGGACTTCCCTTGATTTGCGATGAGGATTCCATCACTTTCATGCGATATGACAAATCGGGGCCGAAGCCGGTCCCTGCTCTGGTGCGAGTTGGTAAAATTGTAGTATGCCTTGTGGCCGGATGAACCAATGCTGGGATCCGTAAGGCACCTGGAGGCGCAAGTGTGAAGTACCGACTCGCGGAGTTTCCGGACATTCCCCGTCTTCCGTCCGCATCGGGCCCGTCAGGAAGCCTCAATCTTTCTTGTTTGGTCGTCACGATGGTTGTGGCCGTACTGATCTGCGCCTTTTCCGTTGTCCCATCGCAGGCCATTGAAGCGCTGGAAGATCC is part of the bacterium genome and encodes:
- a CDS encoding AsmA family protein gives rise to the protein MKNILIGLGALLGLLFLAGIAIVFLVDVNAHKPRIEAAASDALGMEFRIQGKAGLHLFPSASISLSDIRLRNLGTDLAAAETIRVGVRLLPLLHRQVEITELILEKPVIRIEKLADGKFNIETPPRPTKPPVKGGEGPGASLAVAGGAVRNGTVIYLDRKGDEKTEISGIDFSLKNLSLPAAPDTPLSKGISFAGELRVKEIKGKDLALTDLDAKITSSAGICDIRPFTMKLFGGKGEGGIRFDLTREKPDIQVRYTLSNFRAEESLAYISQKKYLSGPMTLVPDLSFRGNGAEEMKRTVRGQVSLRGENLSLHGMDIDGLVSTVEHARQTNLADVGAFLLAGPLGTAATKGYSFGGVSGAVAQGGESKIVRLVSEWTVNNGVAEAKDVSFATRKIRIAMKGKLDIVNERFVDITVAVLDAKGCAKVRQKISGPFRNPKVDKVSTLETAIEPLLGLFPQTKQLLQQTKQLVGRGECKPFYTGSVAQPR